From the genome of Orcinus orca chromosome 5, mOrcOrc1.1, whole genome shotgun sequence, one region includes:
- the LOC101287748 gene encoding LOW QUALITY PROTEIN: proline-rich protein 23C-like (The sequence of the model RefSeq protein was modified relative to this genomic sequence to represent the inferred CDS: deleted 1 base in 1 codon), with product MGSRPRSPSASPADRWGPHPGGPGPAKRRRTEEPAGPEPKSRAAPSLDNLTWPPTVDTLIFVVVLPAGCALHVPLDDVDLLLESEPTSVLQVSLGDHILMLVPEALLGPGVEGPWGQGLGRGAFLSRPGEYVAPEPGFLCAAVPEIACQEEVNEEHADADADFLPAGTDAAAVSVAGLRPSAGCMSGFHLLGQASEPSPRTPNTSPERRSPHHDDNLDLHLLEPFPDSPLQPLPPSPSPGPHQRPQRPHGPPRKIRKCLFP from the exons ATGGGCAGCCGGCCCCGTAGCCCCAGCGCCTCCCCTGCGGACCGGTGGGGACCGCATCCCGGAGGACCGGGCCCTGCCAAGCGCCGGCGAACGGAGGAGCCCGCGGGCCCCGAGCCCAAGTCCAGGGCGGCGCCCAGCCTGGACAACCTGACCTGGCCCCCGACCGTGGACACGCTCATCTTCGTGGTGGTCCTGCCCGCCGGCTGTGCCCTGCACGTGCCTCTGGACGACGTCGACCTGCTGCTGGAGTCCGAGCCAACGTCCGTGCTGCAAGTGTCTCTCGGTGATCATATCCTCATGCTGGTCCCTGAGGCCCTCCTGGGCCCGGGTGTGGAAGGCCCGTGGGGACAGGGCCTGGGACGGGGCGCTTTCCTGAGCCGTCCCGGGGAGTACGTGGCCCCGGAGCCGGGATTCTTGTGCGCAGCTGTCCCAGAGATCGCCTGCCAAGAAGAGGTCAACGAGGAGCACGCGGATGCTGACGCCGACTTCCTGCCGGCTGGGACAGATGCTGCTGCAGTCTCAGTCGCTGGGCTCCGCCCCTCGGCTGGATGTATGTCTGGCTTCCACCTGTTGGGCCAAGCCTCAGAGCCGTCCCCTCGGACC CCCAACACTAGTCCAGAGAGACGCTCTCCTCACCACGacgacaacctggacttgcaccTTCTAGAGCCCTTCCCTGACTCACCACTCCAACCTCTACCTCCCTCTCCAAGTCCAGGTCCTCACCAGCGTCCCCAGCGCCCTCATGGTCCTCCACGCAAGATCCGGAAATGCCTGTTCCCTTAA